In one Tripterygium wilfordii isolate XIE 37 chromosome 22, ASM1340144v1, whole genome shotgun sequence genomic region, the following are encoded:
- the LOC119990316 gene encoding heavy metal-associated isoprenylated plant protein 16-like — MKQKIVIWVCMNDQQSLCQSLMPTVCFSALNPQSKALKIAVCLPGVEQAALGGTEKDQIEVTGNGIDAVRLTDMLRKKVGFAYLISVTPVGEEKKKEKKEKPQVKPMVCSYGVPHCEIYEMRDPYPCFIL; from the exons ATGAAG CAAAAGATAGTGATCTGGGTATGCATGAATGACCAGCAGTCTCTCTGCCAATCTCTAATGCCCACAGTTTGCTTTTCTGCGCTGAATCCCCAGTCCAAAGCTCTGAAAATCGCAGTCTGTTTACCAG GTGTGGAACAGGCAGCTTTAGGAGGGACGGAGAAGGACCAGATAGAGGTGACGGGGAATGGGATCGATGCAGTTCGGCTAACAGATATGCTGAGAAAGAAAGTTGGATTTGCATACCTCATCAGCGTAACTCCTGTTggggaagagaagaaaaaagagaagaaagagaagccaCAAGTTAAGCCTATGGTTTGCTCATATGGGGTGCCTCATTGCGAAATCTATGAAATGAGAGATCCATATCCTTGCTTCATCTTGTGA
- the LOC119990932 gene encoding uncharacterized protein LOC119990932 isoform X2 produces MQKTAQAWFMRGPSGITDQQKSSSLLADWNAYAALQEPDSSASGFDLEAAVRTSSDKVTGTLNVVSKGVRDIPGNFQSSSSNVPASKSFMYFGLLLATGVFFVFVAFTMFLPVMVLAPQKFAMCLTIGCAFIVCSFFALKGLRNQLLHMLSKEVLALSFYAISYFPGGSAGLKFLSSTFISSILECFRR; encoded by the exons ATGCAGAAAACAGCGCAAGCATGGTTCATGAGAGGTCCCTCCGGCATCACCGATCAACAGAAATCGTCGTCTCTGCTGGCTGATTGGAACGCTTACGCCGCTTTACAAGAACCTGATTCCTCCGCTTCAGGCTTCGATCTCGAGGCTGCAGTCCGTACCTCCAGCGACAAAGTCACCGGAACTCTAAATGT GGTTTCAAAAGGAGTGAGAGATATACCAGGGAACTTTCAGTCTTCCTCAAGCAATGTTCCTGCTAGCAAATCTTTCATGTACTTTGGGTTGCTCCTTGCTACTGGCGTGTTCTTTGTCTTCGTAGCATTCACTATGTTCCTGCCCGTCATGGTGTTGGCACCACAGAAATTTGCTATGTGCTTAACGATTGGTTGTGCCTTCATTGTTTGTTCATTCTTTGCACTGAAGGGTCTGAGAAACCAGCTTTTGCACATGTTGTCTAAAGAG GTCCTTGCACTATCATTCTATGCTATTTCCTACTTCCCTGGAGGATCTGCCGGACTGAAGTTTCTTTCATCGACTTTTATCTCTTCAATTTTGGAATGTTTCAGAAGGTGA
- the LOC119990753 gene encoding uncharacterized membrane protein At3g27390 codes for MEVPIGFLAKLWSLLRFLPFFLLFLILGLVKAALIGPVVMVIIGIGNSAVIIGLWPAHVIWTYYCVARTKKLGLLLKIVVLVLLPFPLLLWPIIGIVGSFLGGIGYGYFAPLIATFEAAGPNFALKCYHCFADGCLSTIKGSCTAVWDFTDFCFHSYFSYMDELIEKLSVDERPMDIKLSRLPSCLLVIMIGMPVDVLLITSVALWKSPYMLIIGWKRLFEDLIGREGPFLETVCVPFAGLAIILWPLAVVGAVLGAIISSFFLGLYGTVIVYQEDSLLMGLAYVVSVISLFDEYVNDLLYLREGSCLPRPKYRTNMGPNHERLISCENDNNDLKGRREGSLDLKLVSERSRTLKCAIQQYKPVQVWDWLFKSCEVNGRILLRDGLLNIKDVQECIVKGDCKKLGVKLPAWSIMQCLLVSAKFNSYGLVIADGVELTRANGPRDNLFEWFIGPLLIMKEQIKNLQLNEDEEKCLRKLIMEAKNKTPEDWDDTRFPSSDNIRRAQLQAIIRRLEGIVASMSRFPTFRRRFRNLVKMLYIEALQASASASDIAGISKSKNVVKNLNRKGTDVAANKAGDEANNSEGMV; via the exons ATGGAGGTGCCGATAGGGTTTCTGGCGAAGCTGTGGAGCTTGTTGAGGTTTctgcctttttttcttttgtttttgatccTCGGCCTCGTCAAAG CTGCACTAATTGGACCAGTCGTGATGGTAATAATTGGGATTGGAAACTCAGCTGTGATAATTGGACTTTGGCCTGCACATGTTATCTGGACTTACTATTGTGTGGCAag AACCAAGAAACTAGGGCTGTTGCTAAAGATTGTGGTGCTAGTATTGTTGCCGTTTCCTCTGCTTCTTTGGCCGATCATTGGAATTGTTGGTAGCTTTCTCGGTGGGATAGGATATGGGTATTTTGCTCCACTTATTGCAACCTTTGAAGCTGCTGGACCGAATTTTGCGCTGAAATGTTACCACTGCTTTGCT GATGGATGCTTGTCCACTATTAAAGGGAGTTGCACAGCAGTGTGGGACTTTACAGATTTCTGTTTCCATTCTTATTTCTCCTACATGGATGAACTAATTGAGAAATTGTCGGTTGATGAGAGGCCTATGGATATTAA GTTGTCGAGGTTGCCAAGTTGCTTGTTGGTGATCATGATTGGCATGCCAGTGGATGTACTTTTGATAACATCTGTAGCTTTGTGGAAAAGCCCCTACATGCTGATTATAGGATGGAAAAGGCTGTTTGAAGATTTGATTGGCAGAGAAGGTCCATTTCTAGAAACTGTGTGTGTTCCATTTGCTGGTCTTGCTATCATCTTATGGCCATTGGCGGTAGTGGGAGCAGTTTTAGGTGCCATTATCTCAAGCTTTTTTCTCGGACTTTACGGCACAGTTATCGTCTATCAG GAAGATTCTCTCCTCATGGGACTTGCCTATGTCGTCTCTGTGATTTCACTATTTGATGAATATGTTAATGACTTACTTTACTTGAGGGAAGGATCCTGCCTGCCAAG GCCAAAATACCGTACAAACATGGGCCCCAACCATGAGCGACTAATATCATGTGAGAATGATAACAATGACTTGAAGGGCAGAAGAGAAGGCTCACTTGATTTAAAACTAGTTTCAGAAAGGTCAAGAACATTGAAGTGTGCAATCCAGCAGTATAAACCGGTGCAG GTGTGGGACTGGTTATTTAAATCCTGTGAAGTGAATGGTAGGATACTCCTCCGTGATGGCCTGTTGAATATAAAGGATGTCCAGGAATGTATCGTGAAAGGCGACTGTAAAAAGTTGGGCGTCAAACTCCCTGCTTGGTCAATAATGCAGTGTCTGCTGGTATCAGCCAAGTTCAACTCATATGGTTTGGTGATTG CTGATGGTGTTGAGTTAACAAGGGCTAACGGGCCAAGGGATAACTTGTTTGAGTGGTTCATTGGACCCCTCTTGATCATGAAAGAGCAAATAAAGAACCTTCAACTaaatgaagatgaagagaaatgcctaagaaagctaatCATGGAGGCCAAAAATAAAACCCCCGAGGACTGGGATGACACTAGATTTCCTTCTAGTGATAATATCAGGAGAGCACAGCTTCAAGCAATAATTAGAAG GTTGGAGGGAATAGTGGCCTCGATGTCCCGATTTCCAACATTTCGACGTCGCTTTAGGAATTTAGTGAAGATGCTGTATATAGAAGCGCTCCAGGCCAGTGCATCAGCTAGTGATATTGCGGGAATCTCAAAATCCAAAAACGTCGTAAAAAACTTGAATAGAAAAGGAACAGATGTGGCAGCAAATAAGGCGGGGGACGAAGCAAACAACAGTGAGGGTATGGTGTAG
- the LOC119990931 gene encoding uncharacterized protein LOC119990931 → MSIHHPMRACSVSAHPPPLAEKITEDPVTSKTAQSTVSCAYQTNLGGYWRNVTVLWCKNLMNHSLSLMVNSPEGEYIYNCKIDVKPWHFWSKRGYKCFEVEGNQVDVYWDLRAAKFGGSPEPCSDYYVALVSDEEVVLLLGDLKKKAYKRTKARPALVDAIQYYKKENVFAKKSFSTRAKFDERKKEHDIVVESSTTGPKDPEMWISIDGIVVIHVQNLQWKFRGNQTMLVGKQPVQVFWDVHDWLFNSPGTGHGLFIFEPGVPEAESDKEGSGPCGFESDTSTGSRYYSTRSNSTAPDYCLFLYAWKIE, encoded by the coding sequence atGTCAATTCATCATCCCATGAGAGCTTGCTCAGTGAGTGCTCATCCACCACCCTTAGCAGAGAAAATAACAGAGGACCCTGTAACAAGTAAAACAGCTCAAAGCACAGTTTCATGCGCCTACCAGACCAATCTTGGAGGCTACTGGCGGAACGTCACGGTCTTATGGTGCAAGAACCTGATGAATCATTCTCTGAGTCTCATGGTCAACAGCCCTGAAGGTGAATACATCTACAATTGCAAGATTGATGTCAAGCCTTGGCATTTTTGGAGCAAGAGAGGCTACAAGTGCTTTGAGGTGGAAGGGAACCAAGTCGACGTTTATTGGGATCTTCGAGCAGCTAAATTTGGTGGTAGTCCTGAGCCTTGTAGTGATTACTATGTGGCTCTGGTTTCAGATGAAGAAGTGGTGCTGTTGTTGGGAGATTTGAAGAAGAAAGCTTATAAAAGAACAAAAGCAAGACCTGCTCTTGTTGACGCAATCCAGTATTACAAGAAGGAGAATGTTTTCGCCAAGAAATCTTTCTCCACCAGAGCTAAGTTTGATGAAAGGAAGAAAGAGCACGACATTGTCGTGGAAAGTTCAACAACAGGACCAAAAGACCCTGAGATGTGGATTAGCATAGATGGGATTGTGGTGATTCATGTTCAGAATTTGCAGTGGAAATTCAGAGGGAATCAGACTATGTTGGTGGGTAAACAACCTGTTCAAGTGTTTTGGGATGTGCATGATTGGCTATTCAACAGCCCTGGCACAGGCCATGGCTTGTTCATATTTGAACCAGGCGTACCTGAAGCAGAAAGTGACAAGGAGGGAAGCGGCCCATGCGGTTTTGAAAGTGACACCAGCACCGGGAGCAGGTATTACTCTACTAGGAGCAATTCAACAGCTCCAGATTACTGCCTTTTCCTGTATGCATGGAAAATCGAGTGA
- the LOC119990932 gene encoding protein transport protein sft2-like isoform X1, whose translation MQKTAQAWFMRGPSGITDQQKSSSLLADWNAYAALQEPDSSASGFDLEAAVRTSSDKVTGTLNVVSKGVRDIPGNFQSSSSNVPASKSFMYFGLLLATGVFFVFVAFTMFLPVMVLAPQKFAMCLTIGCAFIVCSFFALKGLRNQLLHMLSKERLPSTLTLIGTMVGTIYVSMVLHSYILSVLFSVLQVLALSFYAISYFPGGSAGLKFLSSTFISSILECFRRKRQ comes from the exons ATGCAGAAAACAGCGCAAGCATGGTTCATGAGAGGTCCCTCCGGCATCACCGATCAACAGAAATCGTCGTCTCTGCTGGCTGATTGGAACGCTTACGCCGCTTTACAAGAACCTGATTCCTCCGCTTCAGGCTTCGATCTCGAGGCTGCAGTCCGTACCTCCAGCGACAAAGTCACCGGAACTCTAAATGT GGTTTCAAAAGGAGTGAGAGATATACCAGGGAACTTTCAGTCTTCCTCAAGCAATGTTCCTGCTAGCAAATCTTTCATGTACTTTGGGTTGCTCCTTGCTACTGGCGTGTTCTTTGTCTTCGTAGCATTCACTATGTTCCTGCCCGTCATGGTGTTGGCACCACAGAAATTTGCTATGTGCTTAACGATTGGTTGTGCCTTCATTGTTTGTTCATTCTTTGCACTGAAGGGTCTGAGAAACCAGCTTTTGCACATGTTGTCTAAAGAG AGGCTTCCTTCTACATTGACACTTATTGGTACCATGGTGGGAACCATTTATGTTTCTATGGTACTTCATAGTTACATTCTTTCCGTGCTCTTCTCTGTGCTACAG GTCCTTGCACTATCATTCTATGCTATTTCCTACTTCCCTGGAGGATCTGCCGGACTGAAGTTTCTTTCATCGACTTTTATCTCTTCAATTTTGGAATGTTTCAGAAG GAAAAGGCAGTAA